A region of Anolis sagrei isolate rAnoSag1 chromosome 2, rAnoSag1.mat, whole genome shotgun sequence DNA encodes the following proteins:
- the LOC132765955 gene encoding zinc finger protein RFP-like has translation MASGNPVKKLCEELACPICLEYFKEPVTISCGHNFCQSCLDQCWKGKEASCPQCRKKVQKEDSKRNWQLVNLVEIAKELGSQKTEEKVRVCQRHQEPLKLFCKDHEDLICVLCDRSKEHENHKVIPLDVASKEYKDQIWNLLETLKKEREKILAYKADTAQESQDLLKKTQREKEKTVAAFKHMHQFLEEQERNLLAKMEEVEKEISAIVEEHLSKLSKELSSLSKLIQEMEEKHQQPASELLQDIRSTLQGYKNKEEFETSAAFPPALKWKIWDFCDINPFLEGVMKQFRASMESGLQQEKAHVTLDPDTAHPRLILSEDRRHVMLGEKWQYLPDNPERFNHYPFVLGQEGFTGGRHFWEVIVKNGEEWLVGVARKSVQRKGTFPFGPGTVFWTVGKARRRGVPSSLTLSAVPKRVRVTLNYEGGRVAFYNADSAALIFEFPPASFSGETLLPFFYVNEKNQLELSP, from the exons ATGGCGTCTGGAAACCCTGTGAAGAAGCTCTGTGAGGAACTGGCCTGTCCCATCTGCTTGGAGTATTTCAAGGAACCTGTGACCATCTCCTGTGGGCACAATTTCTGCCAATCCTGTCTGGATCAAtgctggaaaggaaaagaggccTCCTGCCCACAATGCAGGAAGAAAGTGCAGAAAGAAGACAGCAAGCGGAATTGGCAACTGGTGAACTTGGTGGAGATCGCCAAGGAACTGGGAAGCCAGAAGACAGAAGAGAAGGTCAGAGTCTGCCAGAGGCACCAGGAGCCCCTGAAGCTCTTCTGCAAGGACCACGAAGACCTCATCTGTGTGCTGTGTGACAGGTCGAAGGAGCACGAAAACCACAAAGTGATCCCTCTGGATGTAGCATCAAAGGAGTACAAG gATCAGATTTGGAATCTTCTGGAGActctgaagaaggagagagagaaaattctgGCCTACAAAGCAGACACAGCACAAGAAAGCCAAGATTTGCTC AAGAAAacccagagagagaaggagaagactgTGGCTGCATTCAAACACATGCATCAGTTTCTAGAAGAACAAGAGAGGAATCTGCTGGCAAAAatggaagaggtggagaaggagattTCAGCCATAGTGGAAGAACATCTGTCCAAACTCTCTAAAGAACTCTCCTCTCTCTCGAAACTCATCCAAGAGATGGAGGAGAAGCATCAGCAGCCGGCAAGTGAACTCCTCCAG GATATCAGAAGCACCTTACAGGG GTATAAGAACAAGGAGGAATTTGAGACTTCTGCAGCCTTTCCTCCTGCCCTGAAGTGGAAGATCTGGGACTTCTGTGATATCAATCCCTTTCTGGAGGGTGTCATGAAGCAATTCAGAG cctcTATGGAATCTGGGCTTCAGCAGGAAaaag CACACGTGACTCTGGATCCAGACACAGCCCATCCTCGGCTCATCCTCTCTGAAGATCGCAGGCATGTGATGTTGGGAGAGAAATGGCAATATCTTCCTGACAATCCTGAGAGATTCAATCATTATCCTTTTGTGCTGGGCCAGGAGGGATTTACTGGGGGCAGGCATTTTTGGGAAGTCATTGTGAAGAATGGGGAAGAATGGCTTGTGGGAGTTGCCAGAAAGTCTGTGCAGAGAAAGGGCACCTTTCCCTTTGGCCCTGGCACTGTGTTCTGGACAGTGGGAAAGGCAAGACGTAGAGGTGTGCCCTCATCTCTGACTCTGAGCGCAGTGCCCAAGAGGGTCCGAGTGACTCTGAACTATGAAGGGGGTCGGGTGGCCTTTTACAATGCAGACTCAGCAGCCCTGATCTTTGAATTCCCTCCAGCCTCTTTCTCAGGAGagaccctccttcccttcttttatgTGAATGAAAAAAACCAACTGGAGCTCTCTCCCTAA